The sequence CAGGCAGAGGAGTCTGTGAgagttttttctgggaaacaagCCAGGCCTTCAACTTTTGCATCATGCAAAACCCTACTGAATTAAATGGTAGGTGATGGACCGATGTCAAACCATGGTTTCAAATTTGGGCTTGATAGAGCTGAGCAAACCACAGGTAGGTGAGTGGCCTGCATTCAAACAACCACAGTTTAACTGTGGCTCTTAGCACTCTATTTTGAACTCTgtatgtaaatatttttgtgttcCTTTCATTCTGTGTTACTTCTATTCTGGAAACAGAAAGTTGTTGCAGTTCTGGATGTTACTAAAGAAATTATATTGTGCTGGCTCAGTTTGACTCAGTAttgtgttgtgaagataaaattcagGAGAGGAACATCCACATAAGCCTCCaattcttggaggaagggcaagatgaAAATTAGACAAGGAAGGAATTCTAACATTGCCAgtctactctgatgggcagcTGCTCtgcaggtctcaggcagaggtctttcacatcacctgagcCTTTCACCTGGAGATGCTAccaggtattgaacctgggactttctccacgccaagcagaggctctacccAGTCAGCCACATCTCCTCCCCTTACACTTAACTGGACCATTGGTGCATTTGGCCTGGTTTCATAGATGCTGGCTGGCAGTAGTTTTACAAGGTAGCAGAGGCCTTTCCCCAGGGGCTTGTTACTTGATATCCCTTTACATGGAGACATGAGGggcttgaacctgagaccttctgcatgcagactaCAGCACCATCCCCACCTTACCTGTATGTTCCTTTTGATTATCTCCCTGGTTAAGTGGACCTTTCCAGTGCTTGGGTCCACCCCGGCTAGTGGCACCATGACTTCTCCGATGACATCATCTCGAGAAAAACGATCAAAACTAAGGACTAGGAAATGAAGGACCAAGTCCTGAAGTTGGCTGTAGGGGATCCCATAAAAGGTGAAGGTCTCGTCGAAGACAGGGTCCAAGGTCTTGCGAAGGACACGCGTCTTCACTCGGTGTCTCTTGTCCGGCAGGATTGTCATCTTGATGTAAGGGTCGGAGCCCTGGTTTTGCTCGTCCATAACTGGCAATCCATGGGCTTCTTGAATGGTCACGACCAGAGCCTTCTTGGGGAAGTTGTAGTCCACGGAAAAAGTCAGCGTCCCCAACATGACGTCCTCTTCGGGGGACGATGGGGAGGACGGCTTGCTGCCTGCGGGGGTGATGCTTTGATCCGGACTCAGTTCTTCTCCATAGTCGACTTTGATCGGGAGCTGGCTGACGCAAGGGGTTGCAGCATTCAGCTCGTTGAGGGTTTTGTCAGAGCTCGTGAGCCCGGCTTCCACGGCATCCACCAAAAGGTTCCCTCTCCCATCTTTCATGGCAGCGCCCGTCTTGTCTCGCCGGATCCGTAGGATTTTCTTCTTGTTGCTCAGGGTCTCCGGGTAGATGCTGATCCCCTTCAGCATGTGTATGAACTTGTAAGGGGGAGTCTTGTGCTTTTTATCCGATTGCTGGTGACAGCACGTCCATACAAACACAGTCACAGAGACGGACACCACTAAGACGGTGGCGCCGATCAGGCCGGCCACGATCGGGGAGACATCTGTGTAGAGcggagggggaaaaaagcagaatgggtAAGCCATCTCAATTGCAGCACAGAAGCAAAACGAAACAACCCTGTTCGTCAATAGGTAGATtggagccagcatgatgtagtggttagagtgtcagactaggatctgggagacccaggctcgaatccctgttctgccacagaagcttgctgggtgaccttgggccagtcataccctctcagcctcacctacctcacagggttgttgtgaggataaaatataggCGAGGAGAATTACGTAACCTAACTTAGGGTCCCACTGGGGTGAAAGGtggagtgtaaatgaagtaaataaaaattaagtgCTCTAGAAATTAataatactgggttggatcctacagaTTTAATGGGGTGCTGTCCCTCAGTGCCagggacgacgacgacgacgacaacaacaacaacaacaacaacaacaataataataataatgatacctagctgatacttaggtctctggtagaAACTTGTATCCGCTTagtaaggccaatcaatgataacatgtgatctttatttattattgattgagttgcgtgtaatttgaataataataataataataatagtaataataataatagcatttagataccatccttctggacagattagtgcta is a genomic window of Eublepharis macularius isolate TG4126 chromosome 1, MPM_Emac_v1.0, whole genome shotgun sequence containing:
- the SYT11 gene encoding synaptotagmin-11 — protein: MAYPFCFFPPPLYTDVSPIVAGLIGATVLVVSVSVTVFVWTCCHQQSDKKHKTPPYKFIHMLKGISIYPETLSNKKKILRIRRDKTGAAMKDGRGNLLVDAVEAGLTSSDKTLNELNAATPCVSQLPIKVDYGEELSPDQSITPAGSKPSSPSSPEEDVMLGTLTFSVDYNFPKKALVVTIQEAHGLPVMDEQNQGSDPYIKMTILPDKRHRVKTRVLRKTLDPVFDETFTFYGIPYSQLQDLVLHFLVLSFDRFSRDDVIGEVMVPLAGVDPSTGKVHLTREIIKRNIQKCVSRGELQVSLSYQPVAQRMTVVVLKAKHLPKMDITGLSDPYVKVNVYYGRKRIAKKKTHVKKCTLNPVFNESFIYDIPVDLLPDISIEFLVIDFDRTTKNEVVGRLILGAHSVTAGGVEHWREVCENPRKQIAKWHSLSEY